ACCCGATCATCGTCCGGGCCGAGGCGTAGACGTAGCGCCCCGGCTGCGGGGACGCCAGCATGCCGTTCGAGGAGAGGGCGTCGGGATCGTCGTCGATCGCCAGGAACGGGGTTTCCCAGGGTGATTCGCCACTCCTAGTGTCGACCGCACGGATTCCCTCGGCGCCGAGCGTCAGCACGATATTTCCGTCCAGGGCATCGACGGTCCCGAGGGATTCGTCGTCATGGCGCCACAGTCGGCTTCCGGTGCGCAGGTCGAGTCCCGTCGTCGTCTTCGTGCCGTGGTCGCGCAGGACTGCGACGTCCCCGGCCACCGCGACCGCGGTGCCCTGGGTGGTGTTCGCGTTGTACTCGTCGGCTTCACGAGCGGAGATCAGGTCGGGGCTGGTCCACAGCAGTGCGCCGGTTCGCCGATCGTACGCACCGTCGCCGAGCAGCAGCGGAATCCCATCGTCGGCCGGTCTGTCGAGCGAAAGAGGCTGTGCTACTTCGCTGTCGACGGAGGCGAGTGTGCGTCCGCTGCGATCGACGGCATCGGAACCGGTGATCCGATGGCCGACGCAGTCGGTGCGGAATCGGACGACCACGCCGCCGTCGCTCGGGGTCGCGCGCGAGCAACCGTCCAACCGCGCAGTCCAGGTGGGTCGTCCGCTGTCGAGGTCGAATCCGGCGACATCCGGGCCGAGCGTGAGCACTCCCTGACCGTGCGACACGTCCAGAGCGTTGGTCAGGTCGTCCTCCCAGACAGACCCCATCGCGAAGGGCTGCGACCACTGTCCGTCCGGATCGGCAAGAGTTCCGGCGTGGAGGCGGACGTCGTCGTCCTCGATGTTTCCCTCCGCGACGTACAAACGATCGTCCACGGCAGCGAGTGCGAAAACCATCCAGTCCGTGGGTGTTCGGGTGATCTCGCCCGTGCCGAGGTCGAAGCCGACGAGCGCGGGTTCGGTCGCGGCCGGCGACGTGAAGCACACGAGCTGGCCGTCGACGGGAACCGACGTGCATCCCCCGAGATCGTCGGCCGGGCTCTGCCAGCGCACCTCTCCGCTGGCCGCGTCGATGCCGACCATCGCCGGGCTCTTCAGGCTCATGCCGCCATGGGAGACACCGACCACCGACACCAGAACGTCGTTGGCATGGACGAATCCCGGATCACCCCAGTCATATTCGCTTCCGTTACGCGGGTCGCGGAACTCCGCGAAAGACCGGCCGTACATCGCGGCCGCGTCCACCGACCACCCCAGCCCCGGGGCCGCATCGACGGTGCCGGTGATCTTGCGGGTGCCGTCGCCTCCCGCGTGCGCGGCGACGACAACGGCACCGGCGACGGTCACGGCGGCCGTCGTGGCGGCCAGGAGCAGGTTGCGGATCCCTCGATTCACCTCGGCGCCTCGATCCCGGGGGTGAGCGCGATGGCGTCGAGCTGTTCGAACGACAGCGGTGTGGCCGGCGAGTCTGCCGCGGAGACCACCCGGATCATGGTGCCCGACGGCCGCGTGACCGTGACAATGCGTCTCGTCTCGTACGTCGACTCCGATCCGCCGCGCATGCTCACCCCCGTGGAGCTGTGCTGGCTGTGTTCGATGAGGGCGCCGTCGGGCGTCCGCCGGTATGTCGTGATCGGACCGTCATAGCTCGGCACCGGATCGGACGCCGGTAGGTCCTGTCCGCCGGTGATCGCGATCTCCAGCGTCGACTCCTGTCCGGGGGTGGTGACCCGGACCGTCTGGCACACGGCGCTGTCGTCGTACTCGGTCGGCCACAGCTCGCCGAGCGGCCGGTCGAGCGTGACCCCGTCGAGCGGAACTGCGGCGAGCACCGCGCCCAGCCGCTGGGCAGTGGCGCGGTCGATGGTGGGACCCGAGCCCTCCTCGACCGGCGGGTAGCAGGATTCCGGGGGTGCGCCGGTGCCGGGCGGGACGGGTGTCGTGACACGCAGATCGGGTGCGGTGACGATCGAGACCAGTTCGTCGATCGTCAGCGGGATGGTTCCGCTGTTCGTCTGGTTGCCGTCGAGGTTCCCTGCATCGGTGGAGTAGGCCGATACGCGGGTGCCGTCCGGGACGAAGGCGTGGGCGCTGCGCGATAACGTGCGCACACCGTTGGTTTCGGACCAGGTATCGAGGACGTCGACGACGGTTCCGTCCGCGAGCGCGCGGCGGGCGTCGAGTTGTCCCGCGACGCAGGGCGGGAGCGGGTCGGTGCTGGCGCGCACCGACACCGACAGCGAGCCCCGCGTGTCGCCGCGCAGCAGCGTCCCGTATGCGTCCGTGTCGCCACCGTGTTCGACGTCACCGGACTCGTCGGAGGTCATCATGTCGTCGTCGCTGGTGATCGGCTGGAACATCAGCGACTGACCCGGCGACGCGAACGACACCTCGACACCGGCGGGCAGCGCAGCATGCAGCGACTGCGACATGGCGCCGGCCTTGGGGCCGGAGAACCACGGGTAGTCGGGGTTGTCGTAGCCGTACTCGTCGAAACTGACGAATCCGAACCATTCGGTGTGCGCGGGCGGTTCGACGACGTCGCAGCCTGCGATCTGCGTCGGATACGTCACCGACGGCGTGACGTAGGTGAACTCGGGCGCCTCCGGCGCCGCGGCGGTCGTCGTCGTGGTCGGCAACGCGGTCGTGAGTTCGGGTTCAGGGCTGTGGAGGAGACCCGCCACCACAACGCCGGCTGCGACGACGGACACGAGGGACAAACCGAACATCCATGCGGCCACCGTGCGTGACGTCCCCGCGCCGTTGTCGTCGACCATGTCCCTCCCCGTGGCAGACAGCCTCCCGTGGGAAGCTGTCTATCACGGATCCAGGATCAATCGGACATCACGCCTGCCCGGCGCGCACCCCCTCCTCGACCCGGTCGCCCAGGTCCTTGTCGACGTTGCGCCAGTATTCGAACGCGCGCACCAGGACCGGTTCGGTGACTCCCTTGAGTAGATGCCCGACGATGTTGGACACCAGTCGCTCACGGGCCGCGTCGTCCAGCACCTTGCGCACCATCGTGCCGGCCTGGCCCCAGTCGTCGTCGTCCTTGCGGAGCGTGTACGCCTGGTGAACCATCTCGCCGTCGCTGAACCAGCCGGCCGACTCGCCGGACACGTCGACGTCGGCGTGCGGTCCGCCCTTCGAGTTCGGCACGTACACCGGGTCGCCGCGGTTGTGGTGCCGCAGCTGCCCGTCCTTGGTGTACGACGCCAGCGGCGCCGCGTGCGGCGAATTGACCGGCAGCTCCTTGTAATTGGAGCCGATGCGGTAGCGGTGGGCGTCCGGGTACGAGAACCAACGGCCCAGCAGCATCTTGTCCGGGCTCGGGCCGGTGCCGGGGACCGAGTTGCTCGGTTCGAACGCCGCCTGCTCGATCTCGCAGTGGTAGTCGGTGGGATTGCGATCGAGCTTCATGGTGCCGACGTCGATCAGCGGGTAGTCCCCGTGCGGCCACACCTTCGTCAGGTCGAACGGGTTGAACCGGTAGGTCTTCGCCTCCTCGTACGGCATGATCTGCATCTTCAGCGTCCACGTCGGGTAGTCGCCCCGGTCGATGGCCTGCCACAGATCCCGCATGTGATAGTCGGTGTCCGTCGCGGCCATCAGGTCGCCTTCCTCCTGGGTGAGGAACTCGATGCCCTGATCGGTCTTGAAGTGGTACTTCACCCAGAACCGTTCGCCCGTCGCGTTGACCCACATGTAGGTGTGGCTCGAATACCCGTTCATGTGCCGCCACGAGCGGGGGATCCCGCGGTCACCCATCAGCCACGTCACCTGATGTGCCGACTCCGGGGAGAGCGTCCAGAAGTCCCACTGCATGTCGTTGTCGCGCAGATTGTTGTCGGCCCGCCGCTTCTGGGACCGGATGAAGTCCTGGAACTTCATCGGATCGCGGACGAAGAAGATCGGGGTGTTGTTGCCGACCAAGTCGAAATTGCCCTGCTCGGTGTAGAACTTCAGGGCGAAGCCGCGCGGGTCGCGCCACGTGTCCGGGCTGCCCCGCTCGCCCGCCACCGTGGAGAAGCGCGCCAGCATCTCGACCTTCTTGCCGGGCTGGAACAGGTCGGCCTTGGTGTAGGCGCTCACGTCGTTCGTCACCTCGAAGGTGCCGAACGCGCCGCCGCCCTTGGCGTGCGGCTGCCGCTCGGGCACGCGTTCGCGGTTGAACTGGGCCATCTTCTCGATCAGGTAGTAGTCCTGGAGCAGGATCGGCCCGTCGGGTCCGACGGTCAACGAATGTTGGTCGCTCGGTACCGGGATTCCGGAGTCGTCGGTTGTGTAGTTCGACATCTCATTCCTTCCCTACGAGTCACGGCGTCCGTGGGGTAGAGACGATGAGGCGGCGCGTACCGAGCGCGCCATCCATCACTTACCAGCCGACCACTTCGCAGCCGATCCGTCAACCGATGTGCGACGCTGAACCGATCGCCTCGCCGAGAGGAGCGCGACGTGGACGAACCGTTTCCCGCGTACCGCGAGGTGGCGCCGCACCGGTACCGCGAGACGTCCGGTCTGTACTACGAGGACTTCGTGCCCGGGGACGTGTTCGAGCACCGTCCGGGCCGGACCGTCACCGACACCGACAACATCTGGATGACGTTGCTGACCATGAACACTCAGCCGGTCCACTTCGACGCGGCCTACGCGGAGCGCACCGAGTGGGGCAGGCTGCTGGTCGATTCGACCCTCACGCTCGCGATCCTCACCGGCATGAGCGTCCGCACCGTGAGCGCGAAGGTGGTCGCGAATCTCGGCTGGGACAAGGTGCGCGCCACCGCGCCGGTGTTCGGCGGGGACACGCTGTACGCCGAGTCGAGGGTGCTGGCCAAACGGGAGTCGCGGAGCCGGCCCACCCAGGGCATCGTGACGGTCGAGACCACCGGCCGCAATCAGCGTGGCGACGTCGTGATGACCTTCGAGCGAACGATGTTGATCCACAAGCGCGTCGGCGCCCCGGACGCCGACTGGTGAGCGCTCAGTCCCGCGCCCGCGCCAGCTTCGACGGCCACCAGATCGGCTTGCCGATGTCGTGCGAGAGGGCCGGCACCAGGACGCTGCGGACGACGATCGTGTCGAGCAGGACACCGAACGCGACCGCGAAGCCCACCTCCGCGAGGAACACGAGCGGGAGCACGCCCAGCACCGCGAACGTGCCCGCCAACACCACGCCGGCGGACGTGATCACCCCGCCGGTGACCGCGAGCCCGCGCAGCACCCCGGTGCGGGTGCCGTGCGTGAGCGTCTCCTCCCGCACGCGGGTCATGAGGAAGATGTTGTAGTCGATGCCCAGCGCGACCAGGAACACGAACGCGTACAACGGGAACGCCTGGTCCGCGCCCGCGAAATGGAAGACGTGCGTGAAGAAGAAGCCGCACACCCCCAGCGTCGCGGCGAAGCTCAGCACCACCGTCGCGATCAGGATCAGCGGCGTCAGCAGGGACCGCAGCAACACGGCGAGCACCACGAAGATCACGACGAGGACGATCGGGATGATCAGGTTCCGGTCGTGCACCGACGCGGTGTGCAGGTCGAGCGTCGCGGCGGAGCTGCCGCCGACCTGGGCGTCGGCGCCGGGCAGCGCGTGCAGCGTGTCCCGCAGTCGCTCCACGGTCTGCAGCGCTTGGGGCGAATCGTACGAATCGGCAAGTGCCGCATTGATCACCGTCCGCCCGTCGATCGGTGCCACGTTCAGCAGCGCGGGCGGGCAGCCCGGCGGCAACTGCTGCGCAGTAGCGGCGCCGCCGGAGTTCTGCAGCAACGCCTTGACCTTCGCGATGTCGACCTGCACGCACACCGATCCCGGGCCCTGGCGCACGCCCTCGACACCGCTCGTCGCCTTGATGACCGCGTCGGTGCTCGACGCGTTCGCGGTGATGACGGCCGGCGCCCCGGCGCCCTGGTCGAAGTTGGCGTCGTACAGCGCCTGGCCGCGGATCGCCTCCGGCTCGTTGGTGAAGTTCTCGGTCGCGGTCAGCCCACCGGTCTGCAGGCTGCCGATGCCGACCGCGAACAGCACCACC
This genomic stretch from Prescottella soli harbors:
- a CDS encoding PQQ-binding-like beta-propeller repeat protein, with the protein product MNRGIRNLLLAATTAAVTVAGAVVVAAHAGGDGTRKITGTVDAAPGLGWSVDAAAMYGRSFAEFRDPRNGSEYDWGDPGFVHANDVLVSVVGVSHGGMSLKSPAMVGIDAASGEVRWQSPADDLGGCTSVPVDGQLVCFTSPAATEPALVGFDLGTGEITRTPTDWMVFALAAVDDRLYVAEGNIEDDDVRLHAGTLADPDGQWSQPFAMGSVWEDDLTNALDVSHGQGVLTLGPDVAGFDLDSGRPTWTARLDGCSRATPSDGGVVVRFRTDCVGHRITGSDAVDRSGRTLASVDSEVAQPLSLDRPADDGIPLLLGDGAYDRRTGALLWTSPDLISAREADEYNANTTQGTAVAVAGDVAVLRDHGTKTTTGLDLRTGSRLWRHDDESLGTVDALDGNIVLTLGAEGIRAVDTRSGESPWETPFLAIDDDPDALSSNGMLASPQPGRYVYASARTMIGLRPLPR
- a CDS encoding catalase produces the protein MSNYTTDDSGIPVPSDQHSLTVGPDGPILLQDYYLIEKMAQFNRERVPERQPHAKGGGAFGTFEVTNDVSAYTKADLFQPGKKVEMLARFSTVAGERGSPDTWRDPRGFALKFYTEQGNFDLVGNNTPIFFVRDPMKFQDFIRSQKRRADNNLRDNDMQWDFWTLSPESAHQVTWLMGDRGIPRSWRHMNGYSSHTYMWVNATGERFWVKYHFKTDQGIEFLTQEEGDLMAATDTDYHMRDLWQAIDRGDYPTWTLKMQIMPYEEAKTYRFNPFDLTKVWPHGDYPLIDVGTMKLDRNPTDYHCEIEQAAFEPSNSVPGTGPSPDKMLLGRWFSYPDAHRYRIGSNYKELPVNSPHAAPLASYTKDGQLRHHNRGDPVYVPNSKGGPHADVDVSGESAGWFSDGEMVHQAYTLRKDDDDWGQAGTMVRKVLDDAARERLVSNIVGHLLKGVTEPVLVRAFEYWRNVDKDLGDRVEEGVRAGQA
- a CDS encoding MaoC/PaaZ C-terminal domain-containing protein, translating into MDEPFPAYREVAPHRYRETSGLYYEDFVPGDVFEHRPGRTVTDTDNIWMTLLTMNTQPVHFDAAYAERTEWGRLLVDSTLTLAILTGMSVRTVSAKVVANLGWDKVRATAPVFGGDTLYAESRVLAKRESRSRPTQGIVTVETTGRNQRGDVVMTFERTMLIHKRVGAPDADW